A single genomic interval of Cucumis sativus cultivar 9930 chromosome 5, Cucumber_9930_V3, whole genome shotgun sequence harbors:
- the LOC101213912 gene encoding formin-like protein 2, translating into MAPLLFFLSTMPISSLFLLFSFLSLFLSPLSAAADRNFLLLHHHRHHRHLLHQPFFPWTSLPPSQAPSSLSPLSQPQHLQPKLPFSSNSFSSPPKPFFPSYPSSPPPPPSPPSTALPTFPANISALLFPQPTSSSQHLHRHVFAIVISVSLVFSVLVFFVALFYYFRNRNRQVSATDKASRTDNLRLYPPDIDTSDGVHKNRTSSTTTSKFLYLGTLATSREIDEQAAGAVEEGGGGIVESVSPVKMGSPELNPLPPLPRRNFADDYRRNADGNDDDDDDYDRDDEEFFSPRGSSVGGKENVGSNRRLSPVKLFHNVETENFLRKSYNSSLNSGSPSVSLPNSPSPPLMLSPTSLRSKSPDSIIRFPVPLRPLPTLPVPPSPSFSSASSPLGGSGNTKNSPSRDSDFPELPRQFSDGSRMDYQQPLPVKLPTAPPLRPPPPPPPPPMFWEIPQSSSLLNKEPNLGPPVLTVPTRPILSQNIAHMSAGEQSNTIVDAERAEETLKPKLKALHWDKVRMSSDRAMVWDQIKSSSFQLNEEMIESLFMVNNHNSNIMSKENGSVHQNMPLGSQENRVLDPKKSQNIAILLRALNVTIEEVLEALLEGNSDALCTELLESLLKMAPTEEEERSLKEYKDDSPFKLGPAEKFLKVVLDIPFAFKRVDAMLYMANFDSEVEYLIRSFTTLEAACTELKNSRMFLKLLEAVLKTGNRMNVGTDRGDAHAFKLDTLLKLVDIKGTDGKTTLLHFVVQEIIRAEGYRHSTSDNNLTADNTQQSSLTNDVEFRKLGLQVVSGLSRELSNVKKAALMDADVLIHDIGKLAGGITKITEVIRLNEDMLKGGSRSNFSDAMNKFLGKAAEEVSRIQVQEGIVLTMVKEITEYFHGNLAKEEARPLRIFMVVKDFLAILDQVCKEVGRINERTIVGSARQFTGPMNPCLPSVFPGLCESQRYGSSDDDSSSSSS; encoded by the exons ATGGCTcctctcctcttcttcctctctacAATGCCCATTTCAAgcctttttctccttttctcttttctttctctgttTCTCTCACCCCTTTCCGCCGCCGCTGACCGGaacttcctcctcctccaccaccaccGTCACCACCGCCACCTTCTCCACCAACCCTTTTTCCCATGGACTTCTTTACCTCCATCTCAAGCtccatcttctctttctccctTGTCTCAACCACAGCACCTACAGCCTAAACTCCCCTTTTCCTCCAACTCATTTTCCTCTCCCCCTAAACCCTTTTTTCCATCCTACCCTTCCTCGCCACCGCCGCCTCCCTCGCCTCCTTCGACGGCGCTTCCTACATTTCCGGCCAACATTTCTGCTCTTCTCTTCCCGCAGCCTACTTCTTCTTCCCAACACCTCCACCGCCATGTCTTCGCCATTGTCATCTCTGTTTCTCTTGTCTTCtctgttcttgtttttttcgTTGCTCTGTTTTACTACTTTCGAAACCGGAACCGACAAGTCTCTGCTACTGATAAGGCCTCTAGAACTGATAATCTTCGGCTCTACCCTCCGGATATTGACACTTCTGATGGAGTTCATAAGAACAGAACCTCTTCCACTACCACCTCCAAGTTTCTTTATCTTGGGACTTTGGCTACTTCTCGAGAGATTGATGAACAGGCTGCTGGAGCCGTGGAGGAGGGTGGTGGCGGAATCGTCGAGTCTGTTTCTCCAGTGAAAATGGGGTCGCCGGAGCTGAATCCCCTTCCACCGCTTCCCCGCCGGAATTTCGCAGACGATTATCGGAGGAATGCTGATGgtaatgatgatgatgatgatgactaCGATCGCGACGACGAAGAGTTTTTTTCACCAAGAGGGTCTTCCGTCGGCGGTAAGGAGAATGTGGGGAGTAACAGAAGATTGAGCCCTGTGAAGTTGTTTCATAATGTGGAAACTGAAAATTTTTTGAGGAAAAGCTATAATTCCAGTTTGAATTCTGGTTCTCCCTCTGTTTCTCTTCCCAATAGTCCTTCTCCGCCATTGATGTTGAGCCCCACTAGCTTGAGATCAAAGTCTCCGGACTCCATTATTAGATTCCCTGTTCCTTTACGGCCATTGCCAACGCTTCCAGTACCACCATCACCGTCGTTCTCCTCTGCTTCTTCGCCACTGGGAGGTTCTGGGAACACTAAGAACTCGCCATCGAGGGATTCTGATTTTCCGGAGCTGCCTCGGCAGTTTTCAGATGGATCTAGGATGGATTACCAGCAACCATTGCCAGTGAAACTACCAACAGCCCCTCCTCTGCGTCCGCCACCGccacctcctcctcctccaatGTTTTGGGAGATTCCTCAATCTTCCTCTCTTCTCAACAAGGAACCAAATCTAG GTCCACCAGTACTCACCGTGCCAACAAGACCGATACTCTCACAGAACATAGCTCATATGTCAGCAGGAGAGCAATCAAACACCATTGTAGATGCAGAGAGAGCGGAAGAAACTTTGAAGCCGAAACTGAAGGCATTGCATTGGGACAAAGTTCGGATGAGCTCTGATCGAGCAATGGTGTGGGATCAGATCAAATCGAGTTCTTTTCA GTTGAATGAGGAAATGATTGAATCACTTTTTATGGTGAATAATCATAATTCCAATATCATGAGCAAAGAAAATGGTAGTGTTCATCAAAACATGCCTTTAGGGAGCCAAGAGAATCGAGTTCTTGATCCTAAGAAGTCTCAGAATATTGCAATTTTGTTGAGGGCACTTAATGTTACCATAGAAGAGGTCTTAGAAGCCCTTTTGGAAG GAAACTCAGATGCGCTGTGTACTGAACTGCTCGAAAGTTTACTGAAAATGGCGCCAACCGAAGAAGAAGAGCGTAGTttgaaagaatacaaagaCGATTCACCTTTTAAACTTGGCCCAGCCGAGAAATTCCTCAAGGTAGTTCTTGATATACCATTTGCATTCAAAAGGGTGGATGCAATGCTTTACATGGCCAATTTCGATTCTGAGGTTGAGTACCTCATTCGGTCCTTTACAACTCTTGAG GCTGCTTGTACAGAATTGAAGAACAGCAGAATGTTTCTCAAACTTCTTGAAGCAGTGCTCAAAACTGGGAACCGGATGAATGTAGGCACGGACAGAGGCGACGCACATGCTTTTAAACTTGACACTCTTCTCAAGCTTGTTGATATCAAGGGCACTGATGGAAAAACTACTCTCTTGCATTTTGTAGTACAGGAGATTATTAGAGCTGAAGGTTATCGACACTCCACCTCCGACAACAACCTGACAGCTGATAATACTCAGCAATCTTCCTTAACAAATGACGTCGAGTTTCGAAAGCTTGGTCTTCAAGTCGTTTCAGGTCTTAGTAGGGAGCTATCCAATGTGAAAAAAGCTGCATTAATGGATGCAGATGTACTTATCCACGACATAGGGAAACTTGCTGGAGGGATCACAAAAATCACAGAGGTCATTAGATTGAACGAAGACATGCTGAAAGGAGGGAGTCGGTCGAATTTCTCTGATGCCATGAACAAGTTCTTGGGCAAGGCAGCAGAAGAAGTATCAAGGATACAAGTTCAAGAAGGCATTGTCCTCACCATGGTAAAGGAAATAACCGAATACTTTCATGGAAACCTAGCAAAAGAAGAAGCTCGGCCGCTGCGCATTTTTATGGTGGTAAAGGATTTTCTTGCCATCTTAGATCAGGTATGCAAAGAAGTTGGAAGAATCAATGAAAGAACAATAGTTGGTTCGGCTCGTCAATTTACGGGCCCTATGAATCCATGTCTTCCATCGGTTTTCCCCGGATTATGCGAAAGCCAGCGCTATGGTTCGTCTGATGACGATAGTTCATCTTCCTCATCATAG